ttatttgttaaaaaaaatgaaatgaatcaAAAGCCAACAATTTCCCAACAAATAgtatttattaattaaagagGAATATTTGATTGGATTCGATTTTAGGATCCAAACGATTGCATGGgtaagaaataaatatatttttttaaaaaattaacgcgataaatgagaaaacttaatcatggatatataaataatacattTGTTCTCAAGATCAGAAAATACATTTTGAAGTAATGAAGATGTGTGTTTATGTTATTGTATTTCATTAGTTAACATCGAGAAAGGTGGTAGATACAATCCAAATAGTCCTTAATTCGATAAGACAAATATAATGTCCCCACCTATTAAAATATATAGTATCATTCTTTGATTTTTTCCCTTGAAATCCATGTATTTTGTGCACCTTTCATGGTGTCAAACTAATTAAGGGCTCTCCAtttcatgattttattattattataattgcCATTTTTATAAGATAAACTTTAATAAACCAgatagataaattaattaacgATGACTTTGCACAGCAAAATGCATGCATCTCTCTCTCGGGCGGCGTGGATTTTAATGAAAATGTACCTTAACAAATACGTACTTTGACCatcaattaatgatttttatgtgtATTATTTTATAATGTATTTTCCTCGCCATAGTACTACTgaataataaataaacaaatacatcattcatatatatatatatacatgtgtgTTAATTGCCAGGACAAAACGATTATATTAATGAAAAAgagattaattttttatttcgtatatatcatatcacaaaaataaacttaaaatcaattattacaGGCAAAGCTACTATAAATATGTTTGTCTCTGCATATGCACACACCAACCAACACAGTACTGCTTCCTTGTTTTCAAGCCCTTTAGGAAAAATGAGTCTTAAAATGGAAGAGGAGGCTTCTTTCTTATTCGCCATGCAACTGGCCTCTGCTTCTGTGCTACCTAATGTCCTCAAAGTGGCGCTGGAGCTCGACCTCCTTGAACTCATGAAGAGTAAGGGACCCGACACCTTTATTTTGCCCTCAGAACTCGTCGCGAAAATCCCCACTAACAATCCAGAGGCGCATAACATGGTGGACAGAATCCTCCGTATGCTCGCATGTTATTCTATTTTAAATTGCAAAGTGAAAACCCTGCCCGATGGCAGCATTGAGCGGCTATATTCCTTGGCTCCAGTCTGCAAGTTTTACACCAAGAATGATGATGGAGTTTCTCTAGCCCCTTTGTTGATCATGAATCAAGACAGGGTTCACTTGGAGACTTGGCAAGTATCAACTATTTATTAATCTCTACACGTtcgatatatacatgtaattAATCATTAACAATTGTATGAGTAGGTACCACTTGAAAGATGCAATTCTCGAGGGTGGAGTTCCTTTTGAAAAAGCATATAAAATGAACCCATTTGAGTATCAGGGCACAGATCCTAGATTTAACAAGGTTTTTAATAGTGCAATGTCCAATTCTGCcacaatttttatgaaaaaaattgtaGACACGTATGAGGGATTCAAGGGTCTGAGGACTTTGGTCGATGTTGGAGGTGGAATCGGTGTTTCCCTGCGCATGATCCTATCCAAGCATCCAACTATAAAGGCCATTAATTTTGATTTGCCCCATGTTGTTCGAGACGCACCATCTTATGCAGGTACATGAAATATTTGTGTTGGCTCTTGATCATGTATTTTAAAGTGGTGCCATTGAAATATTTGTGTTTGGAGGCCACcttttaatttaattagatGGTTTATGCGAAACTTAAGTTGGCCGGTTTTTTTTGTATTGATCAGGCATGGAGCACATGGGCGGAGACATGTTCGTTCGTGTTCCCAAAGGAGATGCCATTTTCCTGAAGGTGAAATTGtatcacaataaaaatatattttattcaatATATGTAATTAAAGAACTTATgtattttcataatattttattaattgtcTAAGTTCTTTTTTTAACTTCTTTTTATGATTATGTCTACAGTGGATTCTTCATGACTGGAGGGATACACATTGCTTaaaaatattgaagaaatgccATGAAGCACTtccaaataaaggaaaaataattgttGTGGAGCGTATCCTTTCAGAGACCCCAGGTGAAGGGCAAATAAACAATTTCCAAGTTGATGTGGTCATGCTAGCATATAATCCCGGTGGGAAGGAGAGGACAGAAAAGGAATTTCATGCATTGGCAAAGAAAGCAGGATTCAAAGAATCACGaacaatttgttgtgttctccCACTCTTTGTCATGgagttttataaataaataaaatattgggTTGAATTGCCgctttataataaaaatttgggTTTGCTCTGCCCCTTCTATCTTTTTATGATCTTGTTTACATGCAAAAAATAATGAATATTGAAGTCTTTTTAGGCATTGTAGTACTCTTATGATTGATCTTACATCATATCTATAATAATCTTAGAGACTTTCGTATTATTCAAAACTATTTTGAATTCAATACACCTATGAAACGGGTGCTTATACATCATGATAGAAAAGCCATGCTTGAATGAACCTTTTCCACGAGACATAATGCATTTTGAAGAATAGAATAATTAGCTTCACCTAATGCCAACCAATTGTTTATCTATGCAATATATTCAAACCAATATCTTTTTTCTCCTCGTAAACAAAaacagataaaaaaaaattgtggttAATTTCCATGTGCATAATTTGATAACTTAAAAAATATGATTCAAGTTATTGTAATAGCATAAACGCTACCATAATCAGTAGGTGTGTCTTGCTAATTTACACATATTATCTAAGTTGGGAATTTGAACACTTACCCCTATATGCGTGAAGGCGAACGGAGCGGTTGCCTCAGGGCCCCATCGAAGTCGAGTCCCCTAGCAACATATAAACTAGCGAATTATGAGTTTTTGATTGGCGCGGTAATTTGGTGCATGTTATTACATGCAATCAACGTggtaaattttatatttgaccgttctatattttcaaaattattgtagaaaatttttattaaatgatttcatatatttgaaatacttctaattaaatctttaaatttatttgagtttgcaaatattttgaatttatggtTGCAAAAATGTGAATATGATTCCgaaaattactattttttaaattataattttttaagagAATGGGTGATATTTGTAATAACCTAACACTTAAAAATCGACCAATTCGGAAAGACGGAGGGGCAATTTGGAATTGCTGATTGGTTCGGAGCTTCCGACCTACCGAATCCACGCATCCAGCAAGGCAGTAATGCATTTAATGAGCATCGACACGTAAGAGTTTGGACCTTCTGATCTTCATCGTCCGATAAGGTGTCAAGGAGAGCATGGAACGTACGTCCAGAAACATGTTCGGACCTTCCGAACTCAGCCTAATTAGGGCAATCAGTAATCAATTTCAAGCCACCACATtcaattttctctcaaattatAATGTAACTCTAGGTTTTGCAGTTGTCCTTGAAGACTCGAAAAGTTGTGAAGATCTCCTACGGTGATCAGCGAACCAGAGACTCGGATCATACCTTTATCCGTTTACAGTTCTTTGGAGATGATAGCTTTGTCGCTCGATCCGAGAGCCTTAGTATTAATTAGGGGATAGTAGTTAAGTTACAAAGCATGAACATAAAATAATATCGGTGTTGATTATGATGTTCGAGATCTCGATTGAGTGTGGACCCACCAACTGATTTGACGGAGTATTGTGCTTTACACTAAGGCGCCTAGACACAGACCGAGCATGAGTTTGCATGAGTTTATGAGTTTTCAATTTGATCTCTGATCATCAATTCATGATCAATGCAAGTCCACATAGGAAAATCTGATCCTAACAATTTTTGTGTCTGTGtcaaacttttttaaaaaaggccCCTCAACGTTTGTTCTTATTATTTTAGTTCCATAGACAacttttttcaaattaaatcaatacattaaaaataatataaaataaatgaataaaaagATCAAACATGTCCAAAACTAATCACTAAAAAACAATTAACCTTATTGAGCTGATTGAGTCATTTGATCAAACATATTGTAGGCAACATATGCAATTGCTAAAAGTTAAAGCAATACTACTGGTCTACTgctatgataaaaaaatttttaatgcTCAATGAAGAAAAACAATGTTGTATGagcaaagaaaaaaagaaacacGACCAAAATTAGTCAGATATGGTAATGAACATAGTGGAAGATTCGTGattatctagaaaaatcaagaaACTTCTTGGTTTAGATTTTTTATGACCTTAACACTTAATCAAATAGCACCAAATGCATCTCAATTCCAGGAGCGGTTGTGCCGCTTTCTTGTGACAAGAAGCGGTGACGAACGTATTTTCCCAACAGGTTTTTTGTAGTCAGTTATTTCATACGAACTAGTAGTGTTTGTGCATGCACATTGTGCGAGTTATAAAATAAAGTCAAAATTATTTTGTCCACTAATTAAAGATTGCGTAGAAAAATCagggtaattttttttatgtaggTTAATACTTAAGAAATATACATGAAATATTAtattgaaattaataaaaaaataagggttatttttgtaataaaaatgTGGATATAACAACTTATCAAaggtatttattataataatcacATTCTTAATAATAATGTAAGAAATATAGAATATTTGAATGTGTGGAATAAAGTATGAAGAAGAACATAACTTTGTTGTAGGTTATGTAGggaaaaaatctcaaaaataatatatgtatgTTGGACTaacttatattattatatataataaatttttcaaaaaattatggCCCTTAAAAAACAAGTAGGTCGGAGTCAATGGACTCTCATGTCTCTACATAAGCACGGTCCTACACATAAGTTTGTATACTCATACACTATGTACTGGGCAATTAGGTCGTTCACCTCCTTGATTTTATCTTAGACACGATATTCAAATGGGCTGGGTCTCAGGTTGGACGGACCAGGTGATGCAAGCAATGGTTAATGGAGACCGATGCTTTTCAAAGAGGTTCTGCAGGTTGTTATTTAGTAGTTCTATTCAAGatatttgcatacatttgattTGGTTGTATACTTTATTCAAGGTTTACCGCTGTTATTAGCGGCGAGATTATGAGTTATGTTGGTTTATTTCTGATGTTCTATGATTACCGCTATTTATGAAATCAAACTCTGATGATGTTATATTAAGTTATTATTGCATGCTAGTAATTGTTTAATGTATGTGTTTTAGGTAAGGCGCTACATTTAGGTGGTATCCGAACATACAAATATTTTTTGGACATAGACTTGtgttttgggttttagtatttcCTTGGATTCATGTCAGATGTCAGGGGAGGAAACCATGAAGGAATTAATAGCCATGGAAGCATTGGGCATGGTCGCCACAAGGATGAAACCATTCATGACCACCATGAGGGAGCACAATTACTGTCAGCACAGGAGAGGCTAAGTTAGGAACAAATGAACATCATGGGCTTTGTG
This sequence is a window from Primulina tabacum isolate GXHZ01 chromosome 17, ASM2559414v2, whole genome shotgun sequence. Protein-coding genes within it:
- the LOC142530943 gene encoding caffeic acid 3-O-methyltransferase-like, producing MFVSAYAHTNQHSTASLFSSPLGKMSLKMEEEASFLFAMQLASASVLPNVLKVALELDLLELMKSKGPDTFILPSELVAKIPTNNPEAHNMVDRILRMLACYSILNCKVKTLPDGSIERLYSLAPVCKFYTKNDDGVSLAPLLIMNQDRVHLETWYHLKDAILEGGVPFEKAYKMNPFEYQGTDPRFNKVFNSAMSNSATIFMKKIVDTYEGFKGLRTLVDVGGGIGVSLRMILSKHPTIKAINFDLPHVVRDAPSYAGMEHMGGDMFVRVPKGDAIFLKWILHDWRDTHCLKILKKCHEALPNKGKIIVVERILSETPGEGQINNFQVDVVMLAYNPGGKERTEKEFHALAKKAGFKESRTICCVLPLFVMEFYK